GAACGAAGGGTGGCGCGAGGCCGACGTCGGCCTCGCCCACGAGATCGGAAGGGATCAGAGACGATCGGTCTGGAAGGGGCCGATCCGTACCAGGTTCTCGGGGTCGTGTTCGCCGCCGAGCTGGTCGGTGGAGAAGTATTCGCGGCTGTTGAGCGGCGCCTGCCAGCGAGCGGCGAGACGCTGGAACAGGCCCCAGGAGGCCTGGTTGTCAGGGGTAATGGTGGTCTCGAGGTGGTGCACCTCGGCAAGCTCTGGACGGGTCATGATCGCCTCGACCAGGCGACGGGCCAGGCCGGTACCGCGCGCCTTCTCGCCCACGGCAACCTGCCACAGGAAATAGGTGTCCGGCGCATTGCTCTTCACGTAGCCCGAGACGAAGCCGACGATCTCGCCCTCCTCGTCCGTGGCCACTGCACAGCTGTCACGAAACTGGGTGGCCAGCAGCAGGTAGGCATAGGCGGAGTTGACGTCGAGCGGGGGGCAGGACTTGACCAGTTCGTAGATGCCCCAGCCGTCATCGGGATTGGGCTTGCGGATGAACAGGTCGCTGGCTTCGGCGTCGACGACCTCGTCGGCGACGGTGGGCCGAGCGAGCTCGGCGGAGGGCGTGAAGGGCTCGGTAGTGGTCATCATGGGCGGTGTTCGCTGCGGCGATGTCGGGGGGAATTATACCAAGCTCCCGACAGATTTCAAATTTACCATTATTTATCGCGACGAAATCCATAACAAAAAATTATGCATGCCTGCCCTGCCAGTGGATCCCGCGGTTTCACGCTAGCTCAGACCGGCGCCGTGGACCCAACGAACGCCGTGGCCTCAACGCAAGCGGCCACCCGAAGGTGGCCGCCTTGTAGAAGAGTCTTGTAGGTGACCCTGTAGAAGAATGGCTCAGCGCCGCGTCGGCGTGCGCATGGTGACGAACTCCTCGGCACCGGTGGGATGGATGCCCACGGTGGCATCGAAGTCGGCCTTGGTAAGGCCGGCCTTCACCGCGATGGCGATGCCCTGGATCACCTCCCCGGCCTCCTCGCCCACCATATGGGCCCCCACCACCACGTCGCTTGCGTCATCGACGATCAGCTTCATCAGACAGCGTTCGCTGCTGCCTGACAGGGTGTGCTTCATGGGGCGGAATGCGGTGCTGTAGACGCGGATCTCGCCACAGCGCTCCCGGGCCTCCTCCTCGGATAGCCCCACGGTGCCGATGTTTGGGTGGCAGAATACCGCGGTGGGGATGTTGCGGTAGTCCAGCGCGGCGGGGGGCGGGGTGGCGTCGAAATGACAGCGCACCAGGTGCATCGCCTCGGCTAGCGCCACCGGGGTCAGCTCGGGGCCGCCGATCACGTCGCCCAGGGCCAGCACCGAGGGCAGCGAGCTCTCGAAGCGCTCGTTGACCTTGATATAGCCGGCGTCATCCAGGGCCACGTCCAGGCTGTCCAGTCCCAGCCCCTCCAGGTGCGGGCGACGCCCGGTGGCGGCCAGCACCGCATCCACTTCCAGGATCTCGCCATCGGTCAGGGTCACCGCCAGGCCGCCCTCGAGGCGCTCGATGCGTTCGATGTTGGTGTCGAAGCGCAGGTCGACGCCCTTCGCCGTCATCTGGTCGCGGGCGAATTCGCGCACCTCGCGGTCGAAGCCGCGCAGGAACAGGTCGCCGCGGTAGATCAGGTGGGTATCGCTGCCCAGGCCGTTGAAGATACTGGCGAACTCCACCGCGATATAGCCGCCGCCCAGCACCAGGAAGCGCTCGGGAAAGTGCTCCAGGTCGAACACCTCATTGGAGCTCAGGGCCAGCTCGTTGCCCGGAAACTCGGGGATCCAGGGCCAGCCGCCCACGGCGACCAGGATCTTCGCGGCGCTGTGCACCTCGTCGCCGACTGCCACCCGGTGGGCATCGAGCACCCGGGCGCGGCCATTGATCAGGCGTACCCCGGCGTCATCGAGCAGCCGCCCATAGATGCCGTTGAGCCGCTTGATCTCCCCCACCTTGTTGTCGCGCAGGGTCGGCCAGTCGAAGCTCGGCACCTCGGCGAGCCGCCAGCCGAACCCCTCGGCATCCTCGAAGGCGTCCTGGAAGTGGGCGGCATAGGAGTAGAGCTTCTTGGGCACGCAGCCCACGTTGACGCAGGTGCCGCCCAGGTAGCGGTCCTCCGCCACGGCAACCCTGGCGCCGTTGGCAGCGGCGGTACGCGCGGCACGCACGCCGCCGGAGCCGGCGCCAATCACGAAGAGGTCCCAGTCGTAGGCGGTTGGTTCTAGGTCGGACACGGTGTTGCTCCTTGTCGTGGGGGCGAACCCATGGATTCATGCGACGATGATAGCAGCGATGGTATGGCAACGGCATGGCGGCGCCGCGTCGCAGGGGTGACAGGCTGGCGTGTTGACCGCCCCGCGGGGGAGCGGTAAAAAAAGGCGCCAATTCCCACTATGCCCACCACGCGACGAGGCCACCCATGAGGAAGGAAATCGAGACCCTGCTGGAGAACAACCGCGCCTGGGCCGATAAGGTCTGCCGAGACGATCCCGGCTTCTTCACCCGACTGTCGAACCAGCAGAATCCCGACTACCTGTGGATCGGCTGCTCGGACAGCCGGGTCCCCGCCAACCAGATCATCGCCCTGCCGCCCGGCGAGGTCTTCGTGCACCGCAACGTCGCCAACCTGGTGCACCACAACGACCTCAACGCCCTTTCGGTGTTGCAGTACGCCGTCGACGTGCTCAAGGTTCGTCATATCATGGTGGTAGGCCACTACGGCTGCGGCGGCGTGCGTGCCGCCATCCAGGGCGGCGACAACGGCATGGTCGACAACTGGTTGCACTCGGTTCGCGAGCTCTACTATCAGCACCGCGACGAACTGGCGCCGTTGCCGATCGA
The Halomonas sp. H10-9-1 DNA segment above includes these coding regions:
- the ectA gene encoding diaminobutyrate acetyltransferase — protein: MMTTTEPFTPSAELARPTVADEVVDAEASDLFIRKPNPDDGWGIYELVKSCPPLDVNSAYAYLLLATQFRDSCAVATDEEGEIVGFVSGYVKSNAPDTYFLWQVAVGEKARGTGLARRLVEAIMTRPELAEVHHLETTITPDNQASWGLFQRLAARWQAPLNSREYFSTDQLGGEHDPENLVRIGPFQTDRL
- the gorA gene encoding glutathione-disulfide reductase, encoding MSDLEPTAYDWDLFVIGAGSGGVRAARTAAANGARVAVAEDRYLGGTCVNVGCVPKKLYSYAAHFQDAFEDAEGFGWRLAEVPSFDWPTLRDNKVGEIKRLNGIYGRLLDDAGVRLINGRARVLDAHRVAVGDEVHSAAKILVAVGGWPWIPEFPGNELALSSNEVFDLEHFPERFLVLGGGYIAVEFASIFNGLGSDTHLIYRGDLFLRGFDREVREFARDQMTAKGVDLRFDTNIERIERLEGGLAVTLTDGEILEVDAVLAATGRRPHLEGLGLDSLDVALDDAGYIKVNERFESSLPSVLALGDVIGGPELTPVALAEAMHLVRCHFDATPPPAALDYRNIPTAVFCHPNIGTVGLSEEEARERCGEIRVYSTAFRPMKHTLSGSSERCLMKLIVDDASDVVVGAHMVGEEAGEVIQGIAIAVKAGLTKADFDATVGIHPTGAEEFVTMRTPTRR
- the can gene encoding carbonate dehydratase gives rise to the protein MRKEIETLLENNRAWADKVCRDDPGFFTRLSNQQNPDYLWIGCSDSRVPANQIIALPPGEVFVHRNVANLVHHNDLNALSVLQYAVDVLKVRHIMVVGHYGCGGVRAAIQGGDNGMVDNWLHSVRELYYQHRDELAPLPIDERVDRMCELNARAQVTRLSRTKIVQHAWQRGQDIWLHGWVYGLADGRVKDLECTIAGLDEAADLYRIHSATPAD